Genomic DNA from Bacterioplanes sanyensis:
CATTATCTTGCCCGGGTTTGCCGCCGCCATTATTGGTTATGCCATCGGTAACTATTTGGGGGTCATGGTGGCCTATGCGGTGCGCTATCTGACGGCATAACGTCTGAGTGGTATCTGCGGCTCGCCTCACACATCTAGCCGTTTCACAGATCTAGCCGTTTCACATATTTAGCCGTTCACACATCTAGTCGCTAGGCGCGTTGAGCAGACGCGTCCTGGCGGCGTATACTGCCGGGCCATTTTTTATCTGAGCCACACATGACGATTAACTCTGGGCTTAATGTCCTTGTCGATGAGCCGCAGCAGAGCGCTGATTGCGCAATTATCTGGCTACATGGTTTGGGGGCATCGCCCTACGACTTACAGCCGCTATTGCCAATGTTAAGACGTCATCCAACCCTTGCTCGACTGCGCGGTATGTTGCCACAAGCGCCCAATCGTCCAGTAACCATTAACGGCGGCATGGTGATGCCAGCTTGGTACGACATTCTGGCAGCCAACCCCGAGCGCGTGGTGGAGCAAACACATTTGCAGCACACCGCACAGCAGGTGCAACAATTGGTAAAAGAAGCCGGTGTGCCGGCTCATCGGGTGATCATTGCCGGGTTTTCACAAGGCGGCGCTGTTGCCTATCAAGCGGCTTTGACACATCAACAAGCGGTCGCAGGCTTGCTGTGTTTGTCGACCTATCTCGCCGCTCAGCCACCAAAACCGCGTACCGACGTGCCACTGCTGGCCATGCACGGCAGTGAGGACATGGTGGTGCCAGAGTCGCTCGGTCGGCGCAGCGTCGACTGGTGTCGCCAGCAAGGCATCGCCAGCGACTACCAGACCTACCCGCAGGGCCATGAGATTGGCCTTACGCAAATTAAGGATTTGAGCCACTGGCTGGCCAGCCAGCTGGCCTGACGCTGCAAGGCCTTTCTGGTATTCTTGCCCGCCATTTATCGCGTAGGCGGAGACTGCCATGGTCACTTTGTATGGCATCAAGAGCTGCGACACCATGAAAAAAGCTCGCACCTGGCTGGAGCAACATGGCGTTGAGTTTCATTTTCACGACTATAAAAAAGACGGCCTGCCTGAAGCACTGGCAGATCAATGGTTGCAAGAGCTAGGCTGGGAGACGCTGATCAACCGCCGCGGCACTACTTGGCGTCAGTTGCCGGAAGAAGTACGTGCGTCGATGGACAACGATGCCGCACGCAGCGCCATGTTGGCCAACCCATCCATTATTAAACGCCCGCTGTTAGATACCGGCGACGGCAAATACTTGGGCTTTAAAGCCGAACAGTACCAACAATTATTTAACCTGTAGAAGGACACCACGATGAGCGCATTTGCCCTGGCCATTGGCGTTGGCACGAAAAACAGTAATGGTGACTGGCTGGAGGTGTACTACCAGCGCCCCTTGCTGAATCCGCCTGCAGACCTGATTGCACACGCCCGCGAGACGCTAGACTATCAAGGTGGCAACGAAGCCATCGAAGCCGACGGCGGCGAACTGCTGGCCTTTGCCGACGCCATTGAATCGGCATACCCTGAGCAAGCCGCGTTGGCCCGCGCCTGCACTGAAAGTCACAAACCCGTGGTCATCACTGTGCTGGCACAGGACGAACAGGCCAGCTCCACACCCGAGGTGTACCTCAAGCTGCACTTGCTGTCGCATCGTTTGGTGAAGCCGCACGGCGTAAACCTTGGCGGTATTTTTGCGCTGCTGCCCAACGTCGCTTGGACCAACCAAGGCGCCATCGACTTAGCGGACTTGCCAGAAGCGCAATTGCAAGCCCGCCTAAACGGTGAACTGTTAAGCGTTAACAGCGTGGATAAATTCCCGCGTATGACCGATTACGTCGTACCTGCCGGTGTGCGCATCGCCCACACCGCGCGTGTGCGTTTGGGTGCCTACATTGGCGAAGGCACCACCGTCATGCACGAAGGTTTCGTTAACTTTAATGCCGGCACCCTGGGTGTTTCCATGGTCGAAGGCCGTATTTCTGCCGGTGTTATTGTCGGCGACGGTTCAGACTTAGGTGGTGGTTGCTCAACCATGGGCACACTGTCAGGCGGCGGCAATATTATTATTTCCGTCGGTGAGAAATGCCTGTTGGGCGCCAATGCCGGTGTTGGTATTCCACTCGGCGACCGCTGCACGGTAGAAGCTGGCCTGTACATTACTGCGGGCACTAAGGTGCAGGTGTTGGACGATCACCGCGAGGTGGTGGAAACCGTCAAAGCGCGTGATCTGGCGGGCAAATCCGATTTGTTATTCCGCCGTGATTCCACCACGGGCGCGGTTCAATGTGTGACCAACAAAACCGCCATTGAACTGAATAACGAGCTGCACGCTAACAACTAAGTTAGCTGTAAAAAAAGCACTGCCTGTGGCAGTGCTTTTCCTCGCTTTATTTAAAAACGTCTTTTCACTGCTGTTTCTATTGTCTGCTTAGCAGCTATTTATCCGCGCTATTTATCCACTGCTATTCATTTTCCACTTATTCACTGTTATTGCCGCGCTAACTGGGTTACGAGTTTACCCAAGGTCGCTAACGCATTTTCCACCTCGCCGTTCCAGTTCACGGCGCAATTTAGCCGCATGCACTCATCAAAATGATCGGTATTAGAAAACAAGTCGCCCGGCACAATGCTAATAGAGTGCTCATCGGCTAACTGATACAGCGTCAGCGCACTGACACCAGCGGGCAAGCAGACCCACAGAATAAACCCGCCTTGCGGCTCCGAGACCCGTGTATCGGCAGGGAAATAGCGTGCGATGGCATCCAAAAAACGTTGGCTGTTGTCAGCCAGACGCACCCTGAGCTGGCGCAAATGTCGATCATACTGCCCATTTTGCAAATACGAATACAGCGCGTGCTGACACAGACTGCTGGCTGAAAACGTGGTAAACGTCTGACTTTCGATCACTTGCTGATACCAACGACCGGGTAAACACCATCCAACGCGCAAACCCGCCGCCAAGGTTTTGGAAAATGACGAGCAATACATCACACGGCCGTCGTCATCGTAGGATTTTAATACCGACATTAAAGGCGCTTGGTCGCGGTGCACGGGAAAACCCAGCTCACCATAAATGTCGTCTTCCAATATTCCGACATCGTGTTGTTTGGCCAGCTCAACTAGGCGTCGCTGTTTATCACTGGGAATGGCCGAACCAGTTGGGTTGGCATAGCGTGCGGTTAATGCAATTAATTTTATTGGCCACTGATGCAACGCCAATTGCAATGCATCCAAGCTGATGC
This window encodes:
- a CDS encoding ArsC family reductase encodes the protein MVTLYGIKSCDTMKKARTWLEQHGVEFHFHDYKKDGLPEALADQWLQELGWETLINRRGTTWRQLPEEVRASMDNDAARSAMLANPSIIKRPLLDTGDGKYLGFKAEQYQQLFNL
- a CDS encoding PLP-dependent aminotransferase family protein; the encoded protein is MLNRQIDTPLYEQIAEQLIEDIGSGVYGVGHKVPSVRHMSRHMGVSISTVTQAYAWLEDQGWLRARPQSGYYVRARQHFASERGTATPPLSRGEQPAAFTKSERINNMLQRLNQPRQINLGAAIPDPAILPLRQLQTHINKVSRFNTRQIVAYQFAPGLEGLRQQIAVRMRDVGVRCHQDDVVITNGCAEAVTLGLRAATQPGDLIAVESPCYYGILQIAAMLGLKIIEIPTDPATGISLDALQLALHQWPIKLIALTARYANPTGSAIPSDKQRRLVELAKQHDVGILEDDIYGELGFPVHRDQAPLMSVLKSYDDDGRVMYCSSFSKTLAAGLRVGWCLPGRWYQQVIESQTFTTFSASSLCQHALYSYLQNGQYDRHLRQLRVRLADNSQRFLDAIARYFPADTRVSEPQGGFILWVCLPAGVSALTLYQLADEHSISIVPGDLFSNTDHFDECMRLNCAVNWNGEVENALATLGKLVTQLARQ
- a CDS encoding alpha/beta hydrolase, translated to MTINSGLNVLVDEPQQSADCAIIWLHGLGASPYDLQPLLPMLRRHPTLARLRGMLPQAPNRPVTINGGMVMPAWYDILAANPERVVEQTHLQHTAQQVQQLVKEAGVPAHRVIIAGFSQGGAVAYQAALTHQQAVAGLLCLSTYLAAQPPKPRTDVPLLAMHGSEDMVVPESLGRRSVDWCRQQGIASDYQTYPQGHEIGLTQIKDLSHWLASQLA
- the dapD gene encoding 2,3,4,5-tetrahydropyridine-2,6-dicarboxylate N-succinyltransferase, producing MSAFALAIGVGTKNSNGDWLEVYYQRPLLNPPADLIAHARETLDYQGGNEAIEADGGELLAFADAIESAYPEQAALARACTESHKPVVITVLAQDEQASSTPEVYLKLHLLSHRLVKPHGVNLGGIFALLPNVAWTNQGAIDLADLPEAQLQARLNGELLSVNSVDKFPRMTDYVVPAGVRIAHTARVRLGAYIGEGTTVMHEGFVNFNAGTLGVSMVEGRISAGVIVGDGSDLGGGCSTMGTLSGGGNIIISVGEKCLLGANAGVGIPLGDRCTVEAGLYITAGTKVQVLDDHREVVETVKARDLAGKSDLLFRRDSTTGAVQCVTNKTAIELNNELHANN